A stretch of the Clostridiales bacterium genome encodes the following:
- a CDS encoding TIGR03936 family radical SAM-associated protein encodes MRILAVFEKSERIRHIGHLDIQRSMQRGLRRSGLPVAYSNGFNPHILITFASALSTGACGQREIMDVTMAEPTDAEVFLEKMNRAMPPELHLKEARAVDDRHPALMGSLRAASYDLMVYDPQEAALLNSAIPLMMSQPSIPAMRKTKTALKECDIKPLIYSLSGNGQHIRAMLALTEKEACKPGMLMEALSGAAGLKEPVRFLTTRTGLFGENTEGNLAPLELL; translated from the coding sequence ATGCGAATCCTCGCAGTGTTTGAGAAAAGCGAAAGAATCCGCCATATCGGCCACCTGGACATCCAGCGCAGTATGCAGCGCGGTTTGCGCCGCAGCGGTCTTCCGGTAGCCTATTCAAACGGGTTTAACCCGCATATCCTGATCACGTTCGCGTCCGCGCTGAGCACCGGTGCCTGCGGACAGCGGGAGATCATGGACGTAACCATGGCCGAACCGACGGATGCAGAAGTATTCCTTGAGAAAATGAACCGCGCCATGCCGCCGGAACTGCACCTGAAGGAGGCACGGGCTGTGGATGACCGGCATCCTGCGCTGATGGGATCCCTTCGGGCCGCTTCCTACGATCTGATGGTTTACGATCCGCAGGAGGCTGCACTGCTGAACAGCGCCATTCCGCTCATGATGAGCCAACCTTCCATTCCGGCTATGCGCAAAACAAAAACCGCACTGAAGGAATGCGATATCAAGCCGCTGATTTATTCCCTGAGCGGAAACGGCCAGCATATCCGTGCCATGCTAGCCCTGACCGAAAAGGAAGCCTGCAAGCCCGGTATGCTGATGGAAGCCCTTTCCGGAGCCGCCGGACTGAAAGAACCGGTCCGCTTCCTGACCACACGCACCGGATTATTCGGAGAAAATACGGAAGGAAACCTGGCTCCTCTGGAGCTGCTGTAA
- a CDS encoding ribonuclease E/G, whose product MMNRTIYILPDARAVAEDNRLVEYLPSDSDTQSGDILIARIGRIMAGMECAFADIGRSKSGFLPLAENSSSFQGSAVRSGDLTVVQIRREENGTKGAFLSRDLSIPGEKVILMPMNRYIGVSNRITEPEERDRLRKIGQAVSGGAFGLVLRTSAVNADESSIREEAETLFFLWQDIEKKIPGEHRPGTVLFSGDPVQQLMDDYRIHSGDSVVRADTLPADLAHQLSSASARKIPLKSGGNIVIDPCEALTVIDVNSASYTGSSTKEASVTAANLEACDEAAVQIRLRNITGIILIDFIDMESETDRSLILERLQNQFSRDRRKTVIHGWTRLGIMEMTRKRV is encoded by the coding sequence ATGATGAACAGAACCATCTACATTCTTCCGGATGCACGTGCGGTTGCCGAAGACAACCGGCTGGTGGAATACCTCCCGTCGGATTCGGATACGCAGTCCGGTGATATCCTGATCGCCCGGATCGGGCGGATCATGGCCGGAATGGAATGTGCATTTGCAGATATCGGCAGGAGCAAAAGCGGCTTTCTCCCCCTTGCTGAAAACAGCAGCAGTTTCCAGGGGTCCGCAGTGCGCTCAGGCGATCTGACCGTTGTTCAGATCCGGAGGGAAGAAAACGGAACCAAAGGCGCTTTCCTGAGCAGGGATCTCTCAATTCCCGGCGAAAAAGTCATTCTGATGCCTATGAACCGGTATATCGGTGTCAGCAACCGGATTACCGAACCTGAGGAGAGGGATCGGCTCCGGAAAATCGGACAGGCGGTTTCCGGCGGCGCATTCGGCCTTGTTCTCCGTACTTCCGCCGTCAACGCAGATGAATCTTCCATCCGGGAAGAAGCAGAAACGCTTTTCTTTCTCTGGCAGGATATTGAGAAAAAAATCCCCGGCGAGCATCGTCCCGGAACCGTTCTGTTTTCCGGAGACCCTGTACAGCAGCTGATGGATGATTACCGCATTCATTCCGGTGATTCTGTAGTCCGGGCCGATACACTGCCCGCTGATCTCGCGCACCAGCTTTCCTCCGCTTCCGCCCGGAAAATTCCCCTGAAAAGCGGTGGGAACATCGTGATTGATCCATGTGAGGCACTGACCGTCATTGATGTCAACTCCGCTTCATACACCGGCAGCAGCACCAAGGAAGCCAGTGTTACCGCGGCCAACCTGGAGGCCTGTGATGAAGCCGCCGTCCAGATCCGGCTTCGGAATATCACAGGAATCATCCTGATCGACTTCATTGATATGGAGAGCGAAACAGACCGAAGTCTGATACTGGAACGGCTGCAGAATCAGTTTTCCCGTGACCGCCGGAAGACCGTGATTCATGGCTGGACAA